In [Phormidium] sp. ETS-05, the genomic window GCAAAAATCATCCGACCGGCAGCAGTTTGCAGGGAAGATGTTACCACTACCCGCATTTGACTACCGATGTGGGTTTCTGCTTCTTCCACCACCACCATCGTGCCATCTTCTAAGTAGCCCACGCCTTGAGCTGGTTCTTTACCTTCTTTGAGGATTTTCAGCTCTAAATTGTCTCCTGGTAGGTAAACAGGACGCACCGCTTGGGTGAGGTCGTTCACGTTGAGGACTTCTACTTTTTGCAAACTGGCAACTTTGCTCAAGTTGTAGTCATTGGTGAGTACAGTGGCGTTGATTTCTTGGGCCAAGCGCACCAATTTGGCATCTACAGTGTGTAGGTCTTCATAGTCGGCAGAGTTGATGACAATTCGACTGGGGTAACTTTCCTGCAGGCGGTTGAGGATGTCTAGTCCCCGACGACCGCGCATCCGTTTTTGGTCGTTGGCGGCGTCAGCGATAAGCTGCAATTCCTGCAAGATGAATTGGGGAATCAGGATTTGCCCTTCTAGGAAACCGGTAGCCAACAAGGCTTCTACCCTACCGTCGATGATGCAGCTAGTGTCCAGAATTTTGGTTTGGGCAGGTTTGAGGGTGCCTTCAGCTACGAGCATGGTTTCCACGGAGTTGGGGTTGAGCATTCGCAGGAAGGACCGCCCGTGGGTGTCGGCGAGGTTGATCCCGGTGATGGCAAAGGTGATGCTACCCAAAACAGCGGTTAGGGGTTTGATAAAGCCTAACTCGGCGGGAATGGGGAGCAGGAATAGGGGAGCGAGCATCAAGTTGGCCATGAGAAGACCCAGGATGAGACCGATCGCCCGGGCGATGAGCATCTCAATGGGCATTTGGCGCACTTGGTTTTCCACCCGGCGGTAGGTGGTTTGCATAAACAAACCCACAGCGATACCGATGATCCCACCGAAACCGGTGGTGACAAAGTGCAAGCCTTCTAGGTTGGTAACTTGAGATATGGCAGGAGCGGGGATCAGCTCGATGCTGTAAAAGCCGACTCCGGCGCAGGCGAAAATGAATGAAATGATGATGATTGCGTCTAGCATGGTTCCAAGGATGGGGTAAAAGTTTGCTTTGGCGCTCCTTGGCGCGAGATACTGAAAAGTTGGGGTGGGAGATTTGGTCATCCCCCCCTCCCTTTGAAAGGAGGAGGACAAGTAGGACGGACCCCCTACGGGACTGATGGGCGATCGCTTCGCAGACCTGTCGGTACGCAACGCAGACCTGTCGGTACGCAACGCATCTGATTTTTCCGCTTGCGCTGGTCGGTTGGCGAATGGTAATGCCTGGTGATACATTATTCGCTCCCAGCAAAGGGTGCTAGGTGAACCCGCCCCTACAGCTCTTATTATAAGGTTGAGAGACAATATTGATAAGAGCGCGAACTGGCACGCCTAGCTGTAGGCGCGATCGCGGCAAGGGGAATATCTGGCGAGGGTTAAGGACATGAATGGGCAAATATCTGGGGTTTCTGCTCTCAAAGAGCGGCTGACATCAGCCTATATTCACGTGCCGTTTTGTCGGCGACGCTGTTTTTACTGCGATTTTCCCGTGTCGGTGGTGGGCGATCGCGCTTCTGGAGACCAATCTGGCACCATTGTTCGCTATGTGGAAATTTTGCTCCGGGAAATCGATGCCACACCACAGCACAATTGTCAACCTTTGACCACAATATTTTTTGGTGGCGGTACGCCTTCCCTACTATCCGTAGGTCAGTTAGAAAAGATTTTAGCCGCTATTGACCGGCGGTTTGGCATCAGCGACAGTGCTGAGATTTCTATGGAGATGGATCCGGGCACATTTGACCGGGAAAAATTGGTTGGGGTTCTTGCCGCTGGGGTAAATCGTGTCAGCATGGGTGTGCAAGCATTTCAAGATGAACTGTTGAAACTTTGCGGGCGATCGCACGCCGTCACCGACATCTTTGCCGCAGTTGACCTAGTATGCCAAGTAGGGGTTTCCGAATTCAGCATCGACCTCATCAGCGGTCTTCCCCATCAAACTCTAGCTCATTGGCAAGAATCTTTAGCCACAGCCATTCAGCTCAAACCCACCCACATATCCTGTTATGACCTAATTGTAGAACCCCATACCCCCTTCAATCGCTATTACAGTGTAGGGGTTGACCCATTACCCGACGACGAAACCGCCGCCAATATGTACCGCTGCGCCCAAGAAATGCTCACCAATGGCGGATATCAACACTACGAGATTTCCAACTACGCCTTACCTGGCCACCAATGTCATCATAACCGGACTTATTGGGAAAACCGCCCTTATTACGGTTTTGGTATGGGAGCAGCCAGCTACATTGACGGCAAAAGGTTCACCAGACCCCGGAAACTGCGGGAATATTACGACTGGGTAGAGGAATTTATCGCCAATGATGGAATCATAGATTTTCCCCCCACCCCCCCAGAAGAAGTAGTTTTAGAAACCCTTATGCTCGGTTTACGCCTCAGCTCAGGGATAAAATTAGCCTCCCTAGAGCATCAATTAGACATGGAAATGCGCCAACGCTTTTGGCACCGCCTCCAACCATACCAAAACCAGGGTTTAGTGCAGCTTATCGATGACAGCGGCCAAATAATTGCCGATGCTGATATCCTCCCCACTACAGGCAGGTTGCGGTTATCAGACCCAGAAGGATTTTTATTCTCCAACTCTATCTTAGCATCTTTATTTGAGTAATTGTCATTTGTCCTTTGTCATTTGTCCTTTGTCATTTGGCAGGGAACAGTGACTGTAGGGGCACGGCATCATTAAGATTTATCGTTTACCCGAGATATTAATGATGCCGTGTACCAAATGACAAATCACAAGGCGTAGGGTTGGCACCACTGCCCACCCTACATACTATCTGGTAAATGATTACCAGAAACGATAAGTCTAATTTAAAATTCCTATGATTCCCCTATCAGACAACATCCCCAGCCGTCGCTTACCTTTGGTAAATTATACCATCATCGGCATAAATATAGCAATATTTTTATCAGAATTACGCCTAGAAATTACGGGAAACTTAGGTAACTTTCTGCATACTTGGGGAATAGTGCCAGCTCGCATCCATAGCGTCATTAACGATGCCATTACCACAGGCAACCCAGCGGCAGCGGTAGCAGCCATAGTTTTCGGTATCGGTCCGGTGGTAGGGGCGATGTTTCTGCATGGCAGTTTCAGCCAAATCATGGGCAATACCCTATTTTTGTGGGTGTTTGGCAAGCAAGTAGAAACTATTTTGGGGCGGTGGAGATATTTGCTATTTTACCTAATATGCGGTTTCCTCACCGGATTAGGACAAGTTTTAATCGACCCCACGCTAACAGCGCCTTTAGTGGGAGCCCAGGGGGCTGTAGCTGGGGTTTTAGGCGCCTACTTGCTCAACTTTCCCAAAGCAAAAATCGAATCTATTTTACCATTAATTGTGATGTTTGTCCCAGTAGAAATCCCAGCATTTTTTTATCTGCTGTGGTGGTTTGTGCAGCAAATATTCTATAGTATCGGCCAATTGGAAATTGGGGGAGCCATCAATCCGTTTAGCATTGCCTATTGGACTCATGGCGTGGGTTTGATTGTGGGGGCAAGTTTGGTGAGGTTGCTGGTGAAAGATCAACCAGAAACGGCTATTTATTAAATCCCAAATATACCAATGCTGTAGGTTAAATTAACCATGATATTTCCGGCAATCGACCCCGTATTTCACTGTCCCGGCGTCGCTACCAGCTCCTAGATAAACCATCTGGGTTTTTTCCATAACTCTAATAGAAGCTGGTAAATCGGGAAAAGTTTCTGCCACTACTTGGTTGACTTGGGGCTGTAAAAAAGCCCAACCAATTAAAGCCTTGACAGCTTCCGTAGCATAGCCTTGGTTTTGATAAGAATCAATAATGGCATAGCCGATGACTAAAGTCCCGGATTCATCGGGATAGCCATTGAAACCCGCCGAGCCGATGAGGGTGCGCTGATTCGGGTTTTCTGTGGCGATAATATACCAAGCCCACCACCCCCTCAAGTTAGGGTCTGATTTCAAGGTTTCGGCAAAAAAACTCATGGCATCAGCCATGATTTCCGGGGGGAATTCATCAGGAACCGTGGCATTTAGCATTTGGGAAAGTAAAGCTCGGTCTTCAGTGGCGGTTATCGCAATTTCTGCTGACAGAGCGATTAACTCTAGTCTGGGAGTCTGGATGATAAAATTGCTGTCATTCATCAAATCTTGTTTAGCAATGTTTTTTTATCGGAGGATGAAACCACCAAAATCGACCAGAAAGGGAGAGGGGGGAGAGGGGTCTGGGGTGAGGGTATCATTAGAAAACGTGCTGTAAATCCTAATCGCGCCATAAACCAATACCACCAAGCAAACCGGTGATGTTAGGAATAATCGTTACATTATCCGGCAAATCGAGAGTGATTTTTTTGGCTTCGCCGCCGCCGAGGTAAATTCGATCGCAGGTAAATAAATTTTGCCAATTACGGAGCGCTTTTAACAACCGCTTATTCCAGCGCTCTTGCCCGACTTTTTCTAAAGCCGCTCTTCCTAGTTGCTGCTCATAAGTTTCTCCTTTTCTAAAAGGATGATGTCCTCCTTCTAAATTGGGGACTAATTTGCCATCCACAAACAGAGCTGTCCCAAATCCGGTTCCGAGGGTAATCACCAATTCCACCCCCTGTCCAGAGATAGCACCTAAACCTTGAATATCCGCATCATTACAAACCCGGACTGGTTTTCCCAAGCGTTCAGAAAGGACAGTTGCCAAGTCAAATTCCACCCAGTCGGGGTCTAAATTCACCGCCGTGTAAACCACTCCCCGACGTACCACCCCGGGAAACCCCACAGAGACACGGTGAAACTCTCCCTGAGCATTGGCGAGGGTGACGATCGCCCCCAATACCGCCTCCGGTTTCGGTGGTTTCGGCGTTTCCACCCGGTTGCGTTTTGTCACCGCTTCCCCTGCTTCATCCAAAACGATCGTTTTAATCCCGCTCCCGCCAATATCAACCGCCAGAGTCAATACACCAGGATTACTTTTAGTCATTATTTGAAAATTTCTCTCATTTATTTTGTCATTTGTCCCTTGTCCCTTGTCCCTTGTCCGAACAAAGGACAAATGACTAATGACAAAGGACAAAAGACAATTTTACAGCGTCAGAGATTGGGGATTAGTTTCGATTAACTGAGCCAAATCTTGCAAGAAAGCCGCTGCATGGGCACCGTAAATAATTCGGTGGTCGCAAGTAAGATTTACCTGCATTTGACGGCGTACCCCCATCATCCCATCTTCCGTAGCCACTACCTGCGGCTTGGAAGCACCGATCGCCAGAATCGAACCCTGACCCGGGGGCAGAATCGCATCAAAGCGATCCACACCGAACATCCCTAAATTAGAGATGGAGAAAGTCCCAGTATTGTACTCCTGGGGTTGCAGTTGCTTCGCTCTGGCCCGATCGACCAAATCTTTCCAACTGCGAGATAGAGAGTAGATATCCATTTTGTCTGCATTTTGCAGCACCGGCGTAATCAACCCCCCATCAGGCATCGCCACTGCCACCGCCACATTAATTGCACTGGGGTAAGCAATGCCAGCCTCAGTGTAACCAGCATTCAATAACGGGTGTTTTTGCAAAGTAACAGCCACGGCCTTAGCCAGCATAGCCGTTACCGTCACCCCCTTAGACTTAATCTGCTTGTACAGAGCATCAAAATTATCCGTAGTGATGGTATAGCCGACGCGGTAAGTGGGCGCCTGCATACTCGCCACCATATTGCGGACTACAGCTTGCTGCAATGTGGTCAAAGGCGCCACCTGACCGGGAACTACAGGGGCGGGAGCCGCCACTGGAGCCGGTTTCGCTGCTGGAGCAGCCTTAGCGGGAGCTGGGGTAGAGACAGGGACGGTGGGTATTACCGGAGCCGCTGGCGCAACGGAGCCGCTGGCGGCTTCCACATCTTCCGCCACGATGCGACCATAAGGACCGCTACCTTGTAGGGCACTTAAATCCACTTTCAAATCTTTAGCCAGCTTGCGGGCCCGGGGGGAAACCACGGTGCGTCCATTACGGCGGCTGGCAGTTTCCGCCACAGCAGCCACAGGTGTGGGGGCTGCAGTGGGGGCTGCAGTGGGGGCTACAGCAGGGGTAGGTGTAGCCTGGGAAGAGGTGGCTTGCTGCTTCGCTTGTTCGATTTCGGCTTCAGTTTCAGCGATGAGGGCGATCGTGGCGCCCACAGGTGCAGTTTCGCCACTCTGGACGACGATCGTCGCCAGATATCCCTCATTAAAGGACTCCACGTCCATATCCGCTTTGTCCGACTCCACCACCACCACGGTTTCCCCGCGTTCCACCTTATCTCCCGGCGATTTTTCCCAGGACACGATTTTACCTTCGGTCATGGTGGAACTCAGGGCGGGCATGAAAACTTCGTGTATCATGAGGCTGTTATTGGCTCGAGGCTCTCAAGTAAAAACGGGCAACATTTAATTATATAGTGAGCTGGGTCACTTGTCACTTGTCACTTGTCACTTGTCACTTGTCATTTGTCCCTGGTCACTTGTCACTTGTCACTTGTCACTTGTCACTTGTCACTTGTCACTTGTTCGCTTGTATAAATAAACAAAGGACAAATGACAAATGACCAATGACAAATGACAAATGACAAATTTACAAATCACCGCGAATTTCGTCAATAAAGCCATCGCGCAGCAGAATTTCTACCTGCATTTTTTGCACCAAATTATCTCCCCGCTCCACCGTAAAAAAACTATCAATCTGCCCGGTGTTTACCTCACTTTCTAATTCTAAAGTTTGCACCTGCTGTAACTGCTGTAAAATTTGATTTTTCTGGTCTAAAAGCTGTCTTTGCTTCTGATTGAGCTGGCTTTGGACAGTATCCATCTGCTCTTTCACATTAGCTCCGGGCTGTTGTAAGCCCTGCTTTTGAATTTCTCCCACCATCCGCTGAGCCTGAATTTCCAACTGCTGCATCTGGGAATCAATTTGGTTAATCTGCCCTTGCAGTTGCTGTTGTACTTCCTCCTTCCACCGAGGTGTCACCACAGATTTAACAATCACATTCCGCTTGAGGAGTAGTTGCGAATTCGATAGTTCCATATCAATTTGACCTTAATGATAGCTTGAAGAGCGGCAATAATTAGGTAGGCTGGGGCTACTCAGTCAAGAGCAGACCCATCCGATCTGTTTTTGGACAGATTCAGACAAACATTGCCTCAATTAAATCTTGATATCGCTCCGTCACCACCGGGCGCTTAATTTTCAGAGTTTGAGTGAGCATCCCGTTTTCCATAGAAAACGGCTCGGTAAGTAACCGAAAAGCACCAATGCGGTCATCAGCTCGGTATCCAGGACGGTTTTTCACCTCCCGATTGAGTTCTTGGCGAAATAAATCCTGCACCATCTTACTATCCAGATCGATAAACTGCCCCTTGGTGGCGGCAGAATTTTGCACCGAGGCACCTTGGTCATCGAGGAACTTTTGCAGGGCCTCTAGATTGGGAACGATTAACGCCCCCAAAAATTTCTGGTCCTGACCCACCAGCATGATTTGGTCGATGTAAGGACTGCGCAGACAAGCATCTTCTATAGGCTGGGGTTCGATGTTTTCGCCGTTGGTGAGGACGATCGTATCTTTAGCCCGACCCGTCAGTACCAAATCACCCACCGGACTCATCCAGCCCAAGTCCCCCGTATCAAACCAGCCTTGGGGGTTAATTGCCTTCGCCGTCGCTTCTGGATTTTGAAAATACCCCGCCATCACCTGCGGTCCAGACGCCAACACCAATCCAGTCTGACCATATGGTAGCGGTTGGCGAGTCTCCGGATTCACAATTTGAATCAGGGTTTCCGGTATCGGTTGGCCCGCCGAACCCCGTAAATTGCGCCAGAAACGGCGCGCTGTCAGCACCGGGGAAGTTTCCGTCAAGCCATAGCCCACCAGCACTTCGAGGCCAACAATCTCAAAAAAGTTTTCCAAGTGCATCGCCAGAACCGCCACCACTGATGACGTACTTTAGTTTACCTCCTGTAGCTTGCCGCACTTTCTTGTACACCAACATTTCCCCTAATTGATGTATGGGCCACAAAGCCGCTAATTTCAGCCCTGCCATCAGTCTTTCTGCCCCTGATGGTGGTTGCAGTTGCAGGCCCAAAGAATGCCAAGTGCGGCGAGCCTCGATATAACTTTGACTGATATTGAGGAAACGCTCTACCAGTCGCTGCCGCTTCGGGGGCATCTCCCGAAACTGCTTTTGCACCCCTTCATAAATTGATTCCCATAACCGGGGCACTGCCATCATATATTCCGGTTGGTATTTTTTTAAATCTTGCTTGAAGGTGCGAATGCTGGTGTAGATGAGGGTACAGCCCCTGGATAAAAAGAAATATTCGCCCATACGGCCAAAACTGTGCCAAGTGGGGAGGATGGCCAAAAATCGTTCTCCGGGTTGGGGCTGAATTACGGCTTTGATGCTGTGGATTTGGTTTAATAGGTTGGCATGGGTGAGCATCACCCCTTTGGGTTTGCCAGTGGTGCCGGAAGTGTAAATGAGGGTGGCGAGACTCTCACGGGTGGGGGCGATCGCCTGGTATTGGCTGGCAGCGCCTTTGGTCATTAACTGGTTGTAGGATAGTACCGGCACCGGTAGGGTGGTTTCCTCTTTGATTTCTTCATCGGAGAGTAGAATCACCCACTGCACGGGTAGGTCATCAAGTCGAGGGCGCAGTTGTTTCAGGAGGGCGAGGTTTTCGGCGATGAGACCGATACTGCCGCTGTTTTCTAGGATGTAGAGGAGTTCCTGACGCCCCGCATCGGAACTGCGGACTACGTTGGCAGCTCCGGCGGTCATGGTTCCTTGGTCTGCGATCGCCCACCGCAAACTATCGTTAGCAAACAGAGCCACTCGCGGCGGGATGCCATCGGCGGACGGAGGCAGTCCCAGCGCTTGCACCCCAGCGGCGAATTGTTCAATCTGCGCCGCTAGCTGCTGGTAAGTGAGCTTTACCGGCGGTTGCGAGTGGGGGTCCCACAGCGCCAACTTGTCCCCCGCCACTCTGGCCAATCGCTGCCAAATTTCGGGTAAAGATGTCAGATCGGTATAATTGGGTTCGGCTGCAATGGCACGCCGTTCCATCTCACTCATGGGGAAAGGATTGGATGATACAGGATTTTGCTCAGACATAATTCTGGCTCATATTTGCGGATAGGGGAGCGAATGCTCGGATCAATTCAATATTAGTTTCTGGTGCCCAGAGCTGGTTTTTCCCCAGCAATGGGAAAGTCTCCCCTGCCATTGCTGCCAGTCGATCGCTTTGTCTGCGTTAAACTTATCACCAATTTTGATATGGCACTTGTTACTTTGCCAGTTGCCCCTGAATCACTCTCCATCCCTGAAGCCTTAGCCCAGTTGCAGCAGGAGATAACAGAGTTGGCTTTGTGCCAAATTGCGATTGCTCGCTGGCAGTTGCGCCAGCAGCAAACCCAGCAGTGCCAAACATCGATGCAGCAGCTAGAAGCCATTCAAGAGCGCATCAACGCCCTGGCTGCCGAACTAGAAACCCAAATGCGTCAGTTTCACCTCACCGCTAGCGGTCTTAACCCCTGCTACTGCGCCCTGCAATCACCCCCAAACCCTCAACAACGTCCTGCCAATGTCTGGGAAATCCATCACGCCGCCATTCCTCAAGTGATTCGCCGTGGTTCTCAGTTCATCCTCACTGCTAAATCTCTAGATTTGTCTGTGACTGACGAAGGGGCTCAGGGACGAGAACGAGCCCGCCACGCCCGTCGTCGCCGCGAAGCTCTAGAGCAGTGGTTGCTCGCCCAACGCCATTGTTAGTTATTTGTTATTTGTCCCTTGTCCTTTGTCCTTTGTCCTTTGGTAGGGGCGGTTCGCGAATTGTCACTTGTCCTTTGTCCTTTGTCCTTTGTCCTTTGGTAGGGGCGGTTCGCGAATTGTCACTTGTCACTTGTCCTTTGTCCTTTGTCCTTTGGTAGGGGCGGTTCGCGAATTGTCACTTGTCACTTTTTGTTTTTAGCTTGTGTGAAGTAGGTCAAAATCAATCTATAATATATTTTCACTTTTATTTTTATTCAAATAACAAAGAACAAAGGACAAAGGACAAAGGACAAAGGACAAATGACAAATGACAAATTGTGGTTAGTAATAACCGGTGCTGTCACCGGTGCTGTCACCGGTGCCATCATAGGCTTTTTCGGCGTCTTCGGGTTTGTCGGGGGTGGTATCACCATAGACGGTGTATCCCGGAGTGACGGGTTGAGCCTTGATGGTGCCTTTGCGATCGTCTAGTTCTGGTAATTCGGGAAACTTTTCCACTGCCATACCCTTAACGGCTTTTTCCATAAACAGACGCCATGCGTAGGCGGCGGTACTGCTGCTGCCCCAAGTGGGATAACTTTCATCATTGCCTAACCAAACTCCGGCTACCAGTTGGGGAATGTAACCGATAAACCAGAGGTCTTTGGCTTCATCGGAAGTGCCAGTTTTGCCTGCAACGGGTCGATCCCACAATTGGGCAGCGCCACCAGTACCGTAATTGACCACTCCTTCTAACATCCAATCCATAATTGAGGCGGAGTCAGGGTCTAATGCGGTTTTGGGTTGGAATTGGGCTTGATAGATGATTTTACCCCGGCGGTTGGTGACGCGGACGATGCCGTGGGCTGGGACTTGCTTGCCTCGGGCGGCGATCGTCCCGTAAGCACTGGTCAGCTCTAGTAAATTCACTTCCGAACCACCTAGAGCCAGGGAATAGGTGGGTTTAAGTTCCGATTTAATCCCCATACTATAAGCGAGTTTAATAACGGGCTCGAAACCCACATCAATTAATGTTTTGACTGCCACCACGTTAATCGAACTAGCCAAAGCATCGCGCAGAGACATCCAGCCGCGATACTTACCGCTGTAATTACGGGGTTTGTAGCCATCCACAATAAAATTAGCGTCCTCATAGCTATCGTAAGGGGAGAAACCAGCGGCGATCGCGGTGGCATAAACAAACCCTTTAAACGTGGAACCGGGCTGACGTTGCGCCTGAGTCACGCGATTAAACTCACTTTCGGTGTAATCCCTGCCTCCCACCATTGCCTTAATTTGACCATTACGGGGGTCGATCGCCACCAATGCTCCCTGGTTAAATCCTTGCATCGGGCCGTCTAAATCTACCACTTCTTTCACGGCTTCTTCCGCCATTTTCTGCCATTGGCGGTTAATCGTGGTTTCCACCGTCAAACCCCCGACTTCCAGCTCGTCAGCGGAAACATACTTAGGCAATTCCTTGAGGATATAAGAAGTAAAGTAGGGCGCCTCAACCACCAACCGTTTTGGCTGACTTGGTTTCACCGCTAAGGGCTCGGCGGCAGCAGCGGCGGCTTCCTCGGACGTGATATAACCTACTTCC contains:
- a CDS encoding PIN/TRAM domain-containing protein, whose amino-acid sequence is MLDAIIIISFIFACAGVGFYSIELIPAPAISQVTNLEGLHFVTTGFGGIIGIAVGLFMQTTYRRVENQVRQMPIEMLIARAIGLILGLLMANLMLAPLFLLPIPAELGFIKPLTAVLGSITFAITGINLADTHGRSFLRMLNPNSVETMLVAEGTLKPAQTKILDTSCIIDGRVEALLATGFLEGQILIPQFILQELQLIADAANDQKRMRGRRGLDILNRLQESYPSRIVINSADYEDLHTVDAKLVRLAQEINATVLTNDYNLSKVASLQKVEVLNVNDLTQAVRPVYLPGDNLELKILKEGKEPAQGVGYLEDGTMVVVEEAETHIGSQMRVVVTSSLQTAAGRMIFARPYASVIA
- the hemW gene encoding radical SAM family heme chaperone HemW is translated as MNGQISGVSALKERLTSAYIHVPFCRRRCFYCDFPVSVVGDRASGDQSGTIVRYVEILLREIDATPQHNCQPLTTIFFGGGTPSLLSVGQLEKILAAIDRRFGISDSAEISMEMDPGTFDREKLVGVLAAGVNRVSMGVQAFQDELLKLCGRSHAVTDIFAAVDLVCQVGVSEFSIDLISGLPHQTLAHWQESLATAIQLKPTHISCYDLIVEPHTPFNRYYSVGVDPLPDDETAANMYRCAQEMLTNGGYQHYEISNYALPGHQCHHNRTYWENRPYYGFGMGAASYIDGKRFTRPRKLREYYDWVEEFIANDGIIDFPPTPPEEVVLETLMLGLRLSSGIKLASLEHQLDMEMRQRFWHRLQPYQNQGLVQLIDDSGQIIADADILPTTGRLRLSDPEGFLFSNSILASLFE
- a CDS encoding rhomboid family intramembrane serine protease, with amino-acid sequence MIPLSDNIPSRRLPLVNYTIIGINIAIFLSELRLEITGNLGNFLHTWGIVPARIHSVINDAITTGNPAAAVAAIVFGIGPVVGAMFLHGSFSQIMGNTLFLWVFGKQVETILGRWRYLLFYLICGFLTGLGQVLIDPTLTAPLVGAQGAVAGVLGAYLLNFPKAKIESILPLIVMFVPVEIPAFFYLLWWFVQQIFYSIGQLEIGGAINPFSIAYWTHGVGLIVGASLVRLLVKDQPETAIY
- a CDS encoding GNAT family N-acetyltransferase → MNDSNFIIQTPRLELIALSAEIAITATEDRALLSQMLNATVPDEFPPEIMADAMSFFAETLKSDPNLRGWWAWYIIATENPNQRTLIGSAGFNGYPDESGTLVIGYAIIDSYQNQGYATEAVKALIGWAFLQPQVNQVVAETFPDLPASIRVMEKTQMVYLGAGSDAGTVKYGVDCRKYHG
- a CDS encoding ROK family protein, which translates into the protein MTKSNPGVLTLAVDIGGSGIKTIVLDEAGEAVTKRNRVETPKPPKPEAVLGAIVTLANAQGEFHRVSVGFPGVVRRGVVYTAVNLDPDWVEFDLATVLSERLGKPVRVCNDADIQGLGAISGQGVELVITLGTGFGTALFVDGKLVPNLEGGHHPFRKGETYEQQLGRAALEKVGQERWNKRLLKALRNWQNLFTCDRIYLGGGEAKKITLDLPDNVTIIPNITGLLGGIGLWRD
- a CDS encoding dihydrolipoamide acetyltransferase family protein, with the protein product MIHEVFMPALSSTMTEGKIVSWEKSPGDKVERGETVVVVESDKADMDVESFNEGYLATIVVQSGETAPVGATIALIAETEAEIEQAKQQATSSQATPTPAVAPTAAPTAAPTPVAAVAETASRRNGRTVVSPRARKLAKDLKVDLSALQGSGPYGRIVAEDVEAASGSVAPAAPVIPTVPVSTPAPAKAAPAAKPAPVAAPAPVVPGQVAPLTTLQQAVVRNMVASMQAPTYRVGYTITTDNFDALYKQIKSKGVTVTAMLAKAVAVTLQKHPLLNAGYTEAGIAYPSAINVAVAVAMPDGGLITPVLQNADKMDIYSLSRSWKDLVDRARAKQLQPQEYNTGTFSISNLGMFGVDRFDAILPPGQGSILAIGASKPQVVATEDGMMGVRRQMQVNLTCDHRIIYGAHAAAFLQDLAQLIETNPQSLTL
- a CDS encoding YlqD family protein; this encodes MELSNSQLLLKRNVIVKSVVTPRWKEEVQQQLQGQINQIDSQMQQLEIQAQRMVGEIQKQGLQQPGANVKEQMDTVQSQLNQKQRQLLDQKNQILQQLQQVQTLELESEVNTGQIDSFFTVERGDNLVQKMQVEILLRDGFIDEIRGDL